In Spirosoma sp. KUDC1026, the sequence GTTCGGGCTATGGTAGTTCGTGTGGCAACGATCAAAACCGCATTCTGAGTCTTCAAAAAAAAAGCCGCCCTTTTCAGAGCGGCATTAAAGCGAACGTGACCAGATCTTATTTACTCGGTTTCTTAAACAGCGCATTGTCCACCGGGCCGTTGATGACCGTTTTATTGGTCGTCATGACGAGGTTTCCCATCTGGCTCGTAACTTCCAGCGTATTCGGAAATTTAACGCCCTCTACTTCTTTATAATCCGAGTAACCGATTTCGTTATCCTGCCCGTTGACGGACATTTTGACTTTGCTGACCAGGTACGTATTGGCATCGACAAACTCGTCCATCGTCTGGCCTTCCTTTGTGGTTACTTTCAGGTGGAAGTTATCTTTTTTATCCACTTTCTCCTTGCCAACCAGCTCGACCTTATTGCCTTTTTCCTTATAGTTTACCAGTGGGCCAAACGGATCGAGCTGGGAAGACTGCGATTTAAGCAGCTCGCCGGGCATGTCCTCGGGATCACCGCTACCGCCCATCATGGCGGGGCGGATCATCCAGCCGGTTGTGCCGTCCACTACCTGGATCATGGAGTTGCCCATCACCGTCGATTCTGACCGGAGCGACTTGCCAACAACCAGGGTTGTTTTAGTCGGCACTTCCATGCCCTGAATCGTAAATGACCGATCGGTCACCATCGTTTTAATATTGTTTAGTTTATCCATCCCACCCAGGGCCGCTACGTGTTTGTCGACAATTTCATCGACGGTCTGGGCGTAGGCGCCGATCGACATAAAGACGGCTGCGGTGGCGATCAGGAATTGATTCGTTTTCATTGATTACGTTAGCTTGATGCTCGTTTAGGTTTTGTTTTAATCTTGTTTTTGGAGCGCGTAGCCCGGAGGAGGAATTTTAAGCTAAAGGAAAAACTTTAAGATTTCTCCTCCGGGCTACGCGCTCCGGTCGAAATGATGAAAAAATGTTTACTGCTTACGCTAAAATATTACCGTGGTGTGCCGCCACCGGATGTTCCGCTGGCTGGGGTCTGTCCGGCACCGTCGCTCTTCACATCGTCGTTGTTGACCGACCGGGCCTTCTTGCGGGGAGCGTCCATACTCATTTTGCCAATCTTATAGCTGAACGTCAGGCGGACACCCCGGTTATACAGGTACACATCATTTACCTGGTTGAACTGCGCCGAATTCAGCGTCGTGTGAATGTTGAAGCGGTTCGACAGGAAGTTCTCAGCCGCTAAGCCCAGGCTCGCTTTTTTGTTATTAAACTCCTTCTTCACGCCAACCGTGTAGAAACCAAAGCCACCCTGACGTCCCTGAAGCTGTACCTGTGATCCCTGTAGGAAACCGAAAGCCTGGGCTCCCCAGCCGTTCTTGAACTGCGCTGAGAAGAACGAACCCCCACTGGCCGTCAAGCCCGTATTGGTCAGCGTTTCCGTAAGTCCGTCTGCCGTGATCGCCTGGCCGGTCAGGCTTGTGTAGAAGGCATTCAGGAACAGACCAACGCTGATTTTAGAGGTGATGGCGATGTTTGAGAACAGGTTGGTACCGTAGGTGTGCTGGCGACCAATGTTCTGATACGTCGTCACGATCGCCCCCGGCAGCGTGTCCGATGGCTGGCGTACCTGCGTGATGGCGTTGTTCGTGATCCGACCAAAGAACGTAGCGTTGATAAACGTTTTCTTGATCGTTTTGCTCAGCCCCAGTTCCAGGTTATTGGTCAGTTCAGGACTCAACGTTGGGTTACCGATCGTGATGTTTTGTGGGTTGGCCGCGTTGAAGTTCGGGTTTAGCTGCTGGAGACCCGGCCGTTGAATCCGGCGGTTGAAGCCCAGCTTTACGGTCGTCCCCTTGAAGGTTTTCGAGGCATTCACACTCGGTACCAGTACGCCGTAGTTGCCGATACCCAGGCTGCCATCTTCACGGGTGCTGGCGTCAATAAAGGTACGCTCATACCGCAAGCCGCCTTTGAAAGTATAGCGCTGCTTGGTAGTGTAGGTATAAGATGTGTAACCAGCGGCAATGTTCTGATGGTACGTCAGCGCGCCCAGCGTGCCGTTACGCTCCGTTGTGAAGCCGCCCGTTGGCCCGGCCAGCAGATAGCGATAATCGCTGTTTACCTCCCGGAAAATGGCCTTTCCGCCGAACTCAATCAGCTGATTTTTCTTGATCGGCGTCTGGTAATCCGTTTGCAGCGTGAATTCCTGGTTGACGTTTTTGTTCAGGTTCCGCTGACGGGCGGTCAGTTCGTTGGACCCATTCAGCAGGTTTGCGTCGAAATTGTTGGTCAGGTCATTCCGGCTATACAGTGTTGAAATGCTCCATTCCTGCTGCGGTTTGAAGGTGTGCAGGTAATCGATATTTACGTCGACCGTACCCGACAGGTTCTTGGCATCCACGTTTCGGTTGGAAACCGCACCGGGCGTACCGTTGGTAAACAGGCGCGTCACGAGGTCCTGCTGGCTGAGCATGTTTTGCACCCCGTACCGAACCCCTGCCGTAAGGCTCTGGTTCTTTGCCAGGTCGTAGTCGAAACCCAGGTTGTACTGCCCGAACTGCCCTGAGCTGGAGCCATCGCCGGACTGGCGAGTCAGCGTGGTAACCCCATTGATGTTGCTGGTCTGATCGAGGTTTGTCTTGGTGATGACATTGTACATAGCTCGACCGAAGCCGCCTAGGGTGAAACCGGCCTTGCCTTTGCGGTAGTTGCCGTTCAACGACAGCTGAGAACCCCGATTTCCTACCCCGCCGTCGACGTTCAGGTTGAGGCCCTGCAGGCTATTCTTCTTGGTAATGATGTTGATGATCCCGCCCGACCCTTCGGCGTCGTACTTGGCCGATGGGCTGGTGATCACTTCCACCGTCTTGATCTGATCGGCGGGGATCTGCTTGAGTGCGTCGGCGACGCTGCTGGCCACGATGGTTGACGGCTTGTTGTTGATCAGCACCCGGATGTTCGAACTACCGCGGAGCGATACGTTCCCGTCCAGATCAACCGTCAGCAGCGGAACCTTCCGTAGAATCTCGGTAGCGTCACCACCCTTGGCCGTAATGTCTTTGTCGGCGTTATAGACCAGCCGGTCTACTTTTTCCTCGATAACGGCCGCCTGACCGGTTACCGTTACTTCTTCCAGAGTTTTGACGTTGGAACTGAGCTTGATAACGCCCAGATCCAGGCTCTGCCCGTTGGTGATTTTGACGTCTTCAATCGTTTTGTTGCGATAGCCCACAAAACTGATCAGCATCCGGTAGTCACCGGCTACGAGTTTAGCCAGGGTAAACTTTCCTTTATCATCGGCTACAGTGCCATCAACCGTTTTGCCGGTGGCCTTATTAAGCAGGGCAACGCTGGCAAATTCAACGGCTTTCGACTGGGTTGAATCAACAATTGATCCGGTAATCTTAGCGGTACCTTTCGGGCTCTGGTCTCCGGCGGTACCGGGCAGGGCTTTAGGTTGGGTGGACCCGCCCATGGTGGGAAACTGAGCCTGGGCGGTGGAAAGGGTTCCTGCCACCAGCAGGGTACCCATGATAAGTAAAGCGTTCGGTTTCATAGATGTGCTTTGAACGATACAAAGCTGGCATCACTTGCGACGGGAAGAAAACGAAACCGGATGGACGACGGAATTGGCAGGATGGACATTGGTTAATGCCCGATGAACGGCGGAGGATTGCTTTTTGGCTTCGAATCGCGTTTGCACAAATCAAAGAGCACGTATTACCCAACGTAGGCTGTCGATGCTGAACGCTGCCGGGTAGATAACTCAGTCTTGACAGTGTGTCAGGGAACCGGGCGAAACATCTACAAACAGTCTGATCTATCGGCGCGCAGCGAGTTGAACAGTGATCGCATCGATCTGCGGTCCTGACTGCACTGATCAGTTTGCTGGTGCGTGGATAAGCAGGCGATCTGGTTTGTGGGACGCTTGCTCATTTTATACAGAATTATTCCAGTGTCGAAATCCAGACGGTAGTAGATGACGTAGATCTAATTAAGGCCACACCAGACATTGTCATAAGTATCTCAACGCATATGTAAGCAATCTCTATGTTGTCTTTCCCTCTTCATGCTGGTTCAGTAGTGCCAATCTTTCCGGGTGGAGTTGTCGGCCTACAGCGTTTTATTAAAAAGAACAGGCGTCCCCTGTCTGTCCCCACTGAAGGCACTGTATTTGTTGAATTTGTCGTCGATATTGACGGCAGTATTAAAGATTTGACAGTCGTTGAAAGATTGAGTCCGCAAGCCGATTATGAAGCTTTGGAGATTTTGTCGAGTATGCCAGCCTGGAGGCCGGGTACCATTGATGGGAAGCCTGCCCAATTCAAATTCGTTCTGCCAATCGATTTCTAACCGCTAAGCGCTTAAGCCGAGAGTTGCACGCCGACTACTGCGACCGCTGATTCCGGCCGTACTAATTGGTGTGATTGGTAATAGCAGAGTCCTTCGATAACCGGAGGCTTTGCTATTACCAGGGAGGCTTGAGACTAGTTACCGAAGAGAATCTGAAAGCGGATGGTCAGCCCAAATGAATTATTGCCGGCCTGATACGTACTTGACTGATAGTTACCGAATGGGGAGCTCCGGAAGGCCCAAGCTAAGAGTGATACGTTAGTGGTCGGCCTCCGGCAGCGCATCGCTGATCAGGATGATACGATCCGCAGGCAGCTCCGACAGATCAACGCGCAGCGAGCTGAACTCTGGGCGCATCGATCGACGATCCTGGCTGCACTGATCAGTTTGTTAGTACGTAAATAAAGAAAGCCCCCCGGTTATCGGGGGGCTTTCTTTATGTTCATCAAAACGGTCGGTTTATTAAGGAACCCGTATTCTCATTATAAATTATCAATATACGGCTTTAATATGTTCAATATACTTGTCCAGCATAAAGTGTCCAGTATATTTGCCATAGATAGGTTATTATGAACACTAATATGTAAGCTAATGAAAATTGGTTATGCACGCGTGTCAACAACAGACCAAAATTTAGATCTACAACTAAATGCCCTGCAACTTGCTGGTTGCGAGGTGGTTTTTAAGGAAAAGGTTAGTGGAGTAAATATTGATCGACCAGAGCTTGTTAAAATGTTGTCTCAGTTAAGAAAGGGTGATGAAGTTGTAGTTTGGAAATTGGATAGACTTGGACGTAATCTTTCGCACCTAATCGAGCTAGTATCCTATTTTTCTACAAAATGCGTCTCATTTGTCAGTATAAACGATAAAATCGATACAAGTACAGCTACTGGAATGTTAGTTTTTCATATTTTTTGTAGCCTAGCAGAATTTGAACGAGCACAAATAAAAGAGAGAACAATGGCTGGGCTATTAGCCGCTAGAATAAAAGGTAAAGTAGGTGGTAAGCCTAAAGGTTTATCGGAAGAAGCAAAAAAGAAGGCGAGAGTTGTTGAATCACTATACAATGAAGGTTATGGTGTAAAACAAATAAGTGAGCAATTGAAAATATCCCGCACTACAACCTATAAATACATTTCTTTCCGGAAAAGCTTAGCATATAAGTCTAAGGCCGTTTAGAATGTTAAATTTTGTTTTTATGACATTCAATAAAAAAATCCCTGTTCTAAAAGTAAATCAGTGGCTTGACCTTTGGAACACCGTTCCAGTAAACGAAGAAGGTGGTCGTAAGCCTCCTCAACACAATTTTTATGTTTTTTCAATTAAAGCACCTTTGCTGAAAAAACTCTCAAAAGTTTATCCACGGAAAGCGGATGCCATGCGAGAAGTAGAAATAGGTATTCAAAGGAGGCATGATCCAGAAAGGTCTTCAGAGATAAGTAATTATTTGAAGAGAGGTTATCCACTTTCAGAGATGGGTAACAAGAATACCATTCCAAATGAAATGAAAGATTTGCAGATGCCGGGATGGTTACCTACTGTTATAGTCGCAAATATTTTAACTAAAAATACAAAACGTGGCAGGGAAATTATAAGAGATGAAGATGTAATAAATCTACATTCTAATGAAGAGAGTAACTGGATTGAGTTGCCAGATGATATTCAAAACGTTGATTGGGATCCAATTGTGCCTCCCATTGAAATAATAGATGGGCAACATAGGCTATGGGCTTTTGATAATGAAGACAAGTCAATAGATGACTTTGAGTTGCCAGTCGTAGCGTTCTTTGATCTAGACATTACTTGGCAAGCTTATTTGTTTTATACTATAAACGTTAAGCCTAAAAGAATAAATAAGAGTTTAGCTTACGATTTATATCCTATTCTTCGTATACAGGAATGGTTAGAAAGATCTCCAGATACAGCGAATATATATAAAGAAACCAGAGCTCAAGAAGTTATAGAAATTTTATGGTCATATAAAAAGAGTCCTTGGTACAATAGAATAAATATGCTTGGCGAATCTCAAAATAATTTTACTATAACTCAGGCATCTTTTATAAGAAATCTTGTCGCGAGTTTTATTAAAACAAGCGTATCTAAGCTTGACTTTAGCCTTTGATAAGAAGCCCGCTGGGGCTTTGGTATGTAGATTTGGGTCGCCAAACTTAGATCCATATGCCTCAACTACCCAGCGAGTTCCTAACCGTAATACTACCGTATGCGAACCTGTTTTGCAAACGAGTTTTTATCCATGTACAACTTTTGCTCGCTGGAGCTATACTGACGCCTGGCAAGCGAACCGTCAGTTCAGTCCTGAGAATCGTGGGCTTAAGCCAGGAGAAAGCGTTTCATAAATACCATAGGGTGTTAAGTCAGAGTAGATGGTCCGCTTTGACTGCTAGCCGCCTATTACTACAGCAACTCCTGGCGGTTTTTATTGGTCAACAGCCGTTGGTAGTGGGCATTGATGAGACACTAGAACGACGCTGGGGGGGACACATTAAAGCCCGTGGTATCTATAGAGATGCGGTTCGAAGCAGTGGTTCTCATTTTGTTAAATGCAGTGGCCTACGCTGGATGTGCGTAATGGTATTGACAAAAGTACATTGGGCCAATCGGGTATGGGCCTTGCCCTTTCTAACTGCTTTAGCTCCCTCTGAACGCTATTACGAGGATAAGGCTCGGGTTCACAAAAAGCTAACCGACTGGGCACGACAGGTACTTTTGCAGGTCAAGCGATGGGTTGGTGAGCGTCAGGTAATTGCAGTAGGTGATAGCAGTTACGCCGTAATTGATTTACTGAAGGCCTTGCAGGGGCAGGTAAGCCTGATTAGTCGGTTGCGGCTAGATGCCGCTTTGTATGGACCTGTCCCGGTGGCGCTCCCTGGCCAGCGTGGCCGCAAACGACTTAAAGGAGTTCGGTTACCCACCTTGCTCGAAGTGGCGGAAGACAAAACGACCAGTTGGCAAAACGTCGAGCTGGCCGACTGGTACGGTGGTCAACCGCAAACAGTCGACTACTGTACAGGCGCTGCCCTGTGGTATCACACAGGCAAAGACCCTGTGGCTATTCGGTGGGTGCTGGTGCGTCTGAACAGTAAGGTAACAGGTCTAGTCAGTAACGATCCGACCTTAACAGCCGCTGCGATGATCGAATACTTTGTACGTCGTTGGTCGATTGAAACAACATTTGCGTTAGTGCGAGGGCATTTAGGAGTAGAAACACAGCGGCAATGGAGTGATTTGGCCATCGGCCGTACCACACCCGTGTTGATGGGCCTATTCTCGCTGGTCACCTTAGTGGCTAACTCGCTCCAGAAAAAGGGACTGTTGACTAGCCAAATGAGTAGTTGGTATATCAAACAACACCTGACCTTCAGCGACGCACTAGCCGGAGTTCGCCGGTATTTATGGCAGGAAATGAATTTTTGGACATCAGGTTCAGATGTGGTACACGTAAAAATGAGTCAAGAACAGTACCAGCTATGGCAAAACGCATTAGCTTGGGCTGTATAAGGCTAAAGTCAAGCTAAGGGATTAGGAGGCCTGTTTGGGTCAAAATTAGGAGATGAGTTTAATTCTCCTTTGAATTGGAATAGAGCTCAGCAGTCTTCCTTTATTGTATTTATATGGCAGTTAATGTATGAAGAGGTTAACAAATCAACTTTAGGATGGACAGAAGAACTTAGAAGAGTAAAAAGACAAACAGATGTCTTCAAAGAAGATAGCGATGTAGATGTTGCATTCTTCAGTAAATTCAGTTTGATAAGTTCTGATCAAGGAGTGCGTGGCTTTCTTCAAATTGTCAATGATTTGTGTTTCTTATTAAGTACGGAACTTGGATTAAGAGACGTAAATTGGACGTCAACAGATTATTTAAAAGACGATAATATTACTACGAAAGATATAGAGGAATCAATAAAAGATCTAAAGAAAAACACGAGACTCTTTAAATTTTTAAAACTTTTATGTGAAGAACTAGTGACTTTTGACTGGCGTACATCTTCAGCACCAGGTCTTAACGAAGTTCAAAGAAGACAACAAATGTTGTTTAAAGGGAGTAGTGGATATAAAGAGATAAGAGTACAACTTCTAAAACTTCTAGAAGGATCTAAAGATCAATTAATTTCTAATACTGCTTCAAAAGCACAACAGTATCTTGGTTATGTCTAGCCTTACAGCCGTACAAAATGCCTCTAGCAAAATTGTCTTAGCCCCCTATTAGCTGGACAAATTTTCTGAAAAGGTTGTGTCGTAAATTACCTGTGCTTCCTCCCATTTCTGCTGAGGTGTTACAAAACCAATCGAACGATGAAGACGGTGATTGTTGTAATGGAAAAAATAACGCCCTAACATTTCTTTGGCCTCATAATAGCTGTCAAATACATTGCGCTCGATCACATCATGTTCTAGAATGCTGTGAAAAGCTTCAATGTACGAGTTCTCTTCAGGGGTGGCCACATGAGTGAATTCCTGCTTGATTTCGGAGCTTTTCAAAAAGTTACGTACCGAGTGAGCAATGAATTGACTGCCATTATCATTGCGCAAAATGACGCCCTTCAGTTCATGATTCCGGTTGATTCGTCGAAAAAGATTGATTAAGTCGATTTGACGAATACTGCCTTGGAATAGCCAATCCAGAATTTTGCGGCTATACACATCAATGACGCTCAACAGATAGTAATTCCGCCGTTCCCCTTCTACCCAGACGTATTTGATATCCCAGCACAGGTATTCCAAGGGCTTGGTCGCTTCGATTCGTCTGAATTTAACAAATTCCCGCTTGCCCATCGGTCGGATCACTTTGCCCAGAAGTAAATTATGCTCTTGCATGAGTCGATACACCTTTTTCTTATTGATTAAGTATTCTTTTTTCAACTCGTGGGTGATGTATTCGTAGCCAAGGGCATTGAACTCAACATCCAGCAGTTGCCGAATACTGACCACGACCAGTTGGTTGTCTACCCACGATCCATCCCGTTTCATGGTTACCTGGCTGGGGCGTGCTCCAGGTCTACCTGATTGTGGTTGGTAGTAAAACACGCTCCGAGGTACACTAAGCCACTGGCATAACAGGGTACGACTTACTTGATTTTCAAACTGTTTCATGAGTGCTAGCTTCTCCTGGAGTGAATAGGAGTTTTTTTTAGTAGCTCACTTTTGATCTCCAGTTCCAAAGCTTGTTTTGCTACAATCCGCTTCAGGCGTTCATTTTCTTCTTCGAGCACTCGAAGCTGGGGATCGACGCGTGCGTAAGAATCTTTGAGGCCTTCTTTGCCTTTACTCAAATACTTCAATTTCCACTTGCGCAGCAGCGAAGGAGATAGATTGTATTTTCGACAAGT encodes:
- a CDS encoding LolA family protein, which produces MKTNQFLIATAAVFMSIGAYAQTVDEIVDKHVAALGGMDKLNNIKTMVTDRSFTIQGMEVPTKTTLVVGKSLRSESTVMGNSMIQVVDGTTGWMIRPAMMGGSGDPEDMPGELLKSQSSQLDPFGPLVNYKEKGNKVELVGKEKVDKKDNFHLKVTTKEGQTMDEFVDANTYLVSKVKMSVNGQDNEIGYSDYKEVEGVKFPNTLEVTSQMGNLVMTTNKTVINGPVDNALFKKPSK
- a CDS encoding TonB-dependent receptor domain-containing protein, which codes for MKPNALLIMGTLLVAGTLSTAQAQFPTMGGSTQPKALPGTAGDQSPKGTAKITGSIVDSTQSKAVEFASVALLNKATGKTVDGTVADDKGKFTLAKLVAGDYRMLISFVGYRNKTIEDVKITNGQSLDLGVIKLSSNVKTLEEVTVTGQAAVIEEKVDRLVYNADKDITAKGGDATEILRKVPLLTVDLDGNVSLRGSSNIRVLINNKPSTIVASSVADALKQIPADQIKTVEVITSPSAKYDAEGSGGIINIITKKNSLQGLNLNVDGGVGNRGSQLSLNGNYRKGKAGFTLGGFGRAMYNVITKTNLDQTSNINGVTTLTRQSGDGSSSGQFGQYNLGFDYDLAKNQSLTAGVRYGVQNMLSQQDLVTRLFTNGTPGAVSNRNVDAKNLSGTVDVNIDYLHTFKPQQEWSISTLYSRNDLTNNFDANLLNGSNELTARQRNLNKNVNQEFTLQTDYQTPIKKNQLIEFGGKAIFREVNSDYRYLLAGPTGGFTTERNGTLGALTYHQNIAAGYTSYTYTTKQRYTFKGGLRYERTFIDASTREDGSLGIGNYGVLVPSVNASKTFKGTTVKLGFNRRIQRPGLQQLNPNFNAANPQNITIGNPTLSPELTNNLELGLSKTIKKTFINATFFGRITNNAITQVRQPSDTLPGAIVTTYQNIGRQHTYGTNLFSNIAITSKISVGLFLNAFYTSLTGQAITADGLTETLTNTGLTASGGSFFSAQFKNGWGAQAFGFLQGSQVQLQGRQGGFGFYTVGVKKEFNNKKASLGLAAENFLSNRFNIHTTLNSAQFNQVNDVYLYNRGVRLTFSYKIGKMSMDAPRKKARSVNNDDVKSDGAGQTPASGTSGGGTPR
- a CDS encoding energy transducer TonB, whose product is MLSFPLHAGSVVPIFPGGVVGLQRFIKKNRRPLSVPTEGTVFVEFVVDIDGSIKDLTVVERLSPQADYEALEILSSMPAWRPGTIDGKPAQFKFVLPIDF
- a CDS encoding recombinase family protein; the encoded protein is MKIGYARVSTTDQNLDLQLNALQLAGCEVVFKEKVSGVNIDRPELVKMLSQLRKGDEVVVWKLDRLGRNLSHLIELVSYFSTKCVSFVSINDKIDTSTATGMLVFHIFCSLAEFERAQIKERTMAGLLAARIKGKVGGKPKGLSEEAKKKARVVESLYNEGYGVKQISEQLKISRTTTYKYISFRKSLAYKSKAV
- a CDS encoding DGQHR domain-containing protein, producing the protein MTFNKKIPVLKVNQWLDLWNTVPVNEEGGRKPPQHNFYVFSIKAPLLKKLSKVYPRKADAMREVEIGIQRRHDPERSSEISNYLKRGYPLSEMGNKNTIPNEMKDLQMPGWLPTVIVANILTKNTKRGREIIRDEDVINLHSNEESNWIELPDDIQNVDWDPIVPPIEIIDGQHRLWAFDNEDKSIDDFELPVVAFFDLDITWQAYLFYTINVKPKRINKSLAYDLYPILRIQEWLERSPDTANIYKETRAQEVIEILWSYKKSPWYNRINMLGESQNNFTITQASFIRNLVASFIKTSVSKLDFSL
- a CDS encoding transposase; amino-acid sequence: MPQLPSEFLTVILPYANLFCKRVFIHVQLLLAGAILTPGKRTVSSVLRIVGLSQEKAFHKYHRVLSQSRWSALTASRLLLQQLLAVFIGQQPLVVGIDETLERRWGGHIKARGIYRDAVRSSGSHFVKCSGLRWMCVMVLTKVHWANRVWALPFLTALAPSERYYEDKARVHKKLTDWARQVLLQVKRWVGERQVIAVGDSSYAVIDLLKALQGQVSLISRLRLDAALYGPVPVALPGQRGRKRLKGVRLPTLLEVAEDKTTSWQNVELADWYGGQPQTVDYCTGAALWYHTGKDPVAIRWVLVRLNSKVTGLVSNDPTLTAAAMIEYFVRRWSIETTFALVRGHLGVETQRQWSDLAIGRTTPVLMGLFSLVTLVANSLQKKGLLTSQMSSWYIKQHLTFSDALAGVRRYLWQEMNFWTSGSDVVHVKMSQEQYQLWQNALAWAV
- a CDS encoding IS3 family transposase yields the protein MKQFENQVSRTLLCQWLSVPRSVFYYQPQSGRPGARPSQVTMKRDGSWVDNQLVVVSIRQLLDVEFNALGYEYITHELKKEYLINKKKVYRLMQEHNLLLGKVIRPMGKREFVKFRRIEATKPLEYLCWDIKYVWVEGERRNYYLLSVIDVYSRKILDWLFQGSIRQIDLINLFRRINRNHELKGVILRNDNGSQFIAHSVRNFLKSSEIKQEFTHVATPEENSYIEAFHSILEHDVIERNVFDSYYEAKEMLGRYFFHYNNHRLHRSIGFVTPQQKWEEAQVIYDTTFSENLSS
- a CDS encoding transposase — protein: MSKLRRSFTPDDRYSIVQEAIRDGHAETCRKYNLSPSLLRKWKLKYLSKGKEGLKDSYARVDPQLRVLEEENERLKRIVAKQALELEIKSELLKKTPIHSRRS